In Tenacibaculum sp. 190524A02b, the genomic stretch TGAATACCTACAGAGAAAAAAGAATTTGGTTCCTTTATGTTTGGAAAGTTATTTACAACTGAAGTTATGTCTGTGTCTGAATCAATATTGTGTGTATGAACATCAATAAAGTTCATATTACTCTTTGTTTTTAGAGTCAATGATTATAGTAACTGGGCCGTTATTTAGTAATTCAACTTTCATATCGGCACCAAATTGCCCTGTTTGGACTTTTTTACCCAAATCTTTTTCAATCTGAGTAATAAACTTTTCATATAAAGGAATGGCTATATCAGGTTTTGCTGCTTTTATATAACTTGGGCGATTTCCTTTTTTGGTAGAAGCGTGAAGCGTGAATTGACTTACTACTATTATTTCGCCTAAAGAATCTAAAATAGATGTGTTCATTACATTATTTTCATCATTAAAAATTCTCAGATTAACTATTTTTTTTGATAGCCAAGTAATGTCTTCATGAGTGTCTTCATTAACAATCCCTAATAAAACAAGAAGTCCTTCTTTAATATTTGCAACTTTTTCATTATTAATAGTCACACTAGCCTTACTTACTCTTTGTATTACTGCTTTCATTTTTAAGAAAGTTTATTTCCAAATATCTGTTCTGTAGTTCTCTTCTTCTCCTTCTAAAATTTGTAAATAGCTTTTATATCTAGACCATGAAATTTCATCGTTTTCTAAAGCGTCTTTTACAGCGCAATTAGGTTCGTTTACATGAATACAATTATTGAATTTACAGTTTTGTTTTAATGCAAAAAACTCTGGGAAATAATCACCTAGTTCATCTTTATCCATGTCAACCACTCCAAACCCTTTAATCCCTGGTGTATCAATAATTCTGGCATCAAAATTTAAATCAAACATTTCCGCAAAAGTAGTGGTGTGTTGGCCTTGTTTATGCTGTTCAGATATTTCTTTAGTTTTTAAATTTAAGTCAGGTTCAATAGTATTTACTAAGGTTGTTTTTCCTACACCAGAATGTCCAGCAAA encodes the following:
- the dtd gene encoding D-aminoacyl-tRNA deacylase, translating into MKAVIQRVSKASVTINNEKVANIKEGLLVLLGIVNEDTHEDITWLSKKIVNLRIFNDENNVMNTSILDSLGEIIVVSQFTLHASTKKGNRPSYIKAAKPDIAIPLYEKFITQIEKDLGKKVQTGQFGADMKVELLNNGPVTIIIDSKNKE